In Rhizophagus irregularis chromosome 19, complete sequence, the following are encoded in one genomic region:
- a CDS encoding DNA-dependent ATPase of the nucleotide excision repair factor 4 complex yields MRFTIDGLPVYFPYDKIYPEQYAYMSDLKKALDAEGHCVLEMPSGTGKTVSLLSLIVAYQMHYSEKRKLIYCSRTVPEIEKALAELQILIEYRKSQGVEESFLGIGLTSRKNLCLHPTVSQQKWGKVVDAKCRNLTASWVRDKSKFDSNVELCDFYETLEKHDPNELLMDGVYTLEDLRVFGKEKCFCPYYLARRVIPFANVVIYSYHYLLDPKVAELVSKELSKNCIVVFDEAHNIDNVCIESLSIDLTKPNLDASARSIAKLSEKIDEVKAKDSERLKDEYTKLVEGLRAAREARDEDTFMSNPVLPDDLLTEAIPGNIRKAEHFIAFLRRFIEYIKTRMRIQHVVAETPSSFLQHLRELTFIEAKPLRFCSQRLTSLIHTLELSDLDEYYALHKVAAFATLVATYATGFLLILEPFENETVPNPILHYACLDASIAIKPVFERFKTVVITSGTLSPLDMYPKMLSFQPVVQESYSMTLTRNCFLPLVITRGSDQVAISSKFEVRNDPAVVRNFGQILVEFSKIVPDGIVAFFPSYLYMESIVSMWNDMGILNETWKHKLIFVETPDAAETSLALENYRTACDNGRGAILLSVARGKVSEGIDFDHNYGRAVIMFGVPYQYTENRILKARLEFLRENYRIRENDFLTFDAMRHAAQCVGRVLRGKTDYGLMIFADKRFGRTDKRNKLPKWINQYITDSATNLSTDMSLDRAKKFLRSMAQPFDDQRGVSLWTLEDIIAKQRNPSSHLNNNFGGRMIQG; encoded by the exons ATGCG tttcacGATAGATGGTTTACCAGTTTATTTTCCTTATGACAAAATATATCCTGAACAATATGCTTATATGTCGGATCTGAAAAAAGCCCTTGACGCTGAA GGACATTGTGTACTTGAAATGCCATCAGGGACTGGTAAAACAGTATCATTATTGTCCTTAATCGTAGCATATCAAATG CATTACTCTGAAAaacgaaaattaatatattgctCAAGAACAGTACCAGAAATTGAAAAAGCATTAGCAGAACTTCAAATCTTAATTGAATATCGGAAATCCCAGGGTGTGGAAGAATCATTTTTAGGAATCGGATTAACTTCAAGAAAAAACCTTTGCTTACACCCTACAGTTAGTCAGCAAAAATGGGGAAAAGTGGTTGACGCTAAATGTAGAAATTTAACTGCTTCTTGGGTGAGAGACAAATCTAAATTCGATTCAAACGTAGAACTGTGTGATTTTTATgag acATTAGAAAAGCATGATCCAAATGAATTATTGATGGATGGTGTTTATACGTTAGAAGATTTGAGAGTTTTTGGTAAAGAGAAGTGTTTTTGTCCATATTATTTAGCTAGGAGAGTG ATTCCATTTGCAAATGTTGTAATATATAGTTATCACTATTTACTTGATCCGAAAGTTGCTGAGTTAGTTTCAAAAGAGTTGTCTAAAAATTGTATAGTGGTTTTTGACGAAGCACATAAcattg ATAATGTATGTATAGAATCATTAAGCATTGATCTTACAAAGCCTAATCTGGATGCAAGTGCAAGAAGTATTGCTAAGCTATCAGAGAAAATCGATGA agtTAAAGCTAAAGATTCCGAAAGATTAAAAGATGAATATACAAAGCTAGTTGAAG GATTAAGAGCTGCTAGAGAAGCTAGAGATGAAGATACTTTCATGTCAAATCCAG TGTTGCCCGATGATTTGCTCACAGAAGCTATACCTGGAAATATTCGAAAAGCAGAACATTTTATTGCTTTTCTTAGAAGgtttattgaatatataaaa acaaGAATGCGAATACAGCATGTCGTTGCAGAAACTCCTAGTTCATTTCTTCAACATTTAAGAGAATTAACTTTTATTGAGGCGAAACCCTTGAG GTTTTGCAGCCAAAGATTAACTTCGTTGATTCATACATTGGAATTATCGGACCTTGATGAATATTATGCATTACATAAAGTTGCAGCTTTTGCAACTCTTGTGGCCACATATGCTACTG gTTTTTTGCTGATTTTGGAACCTTTTGAAAATGAAACTGTCCCGAATCCTATACTTCATTACGC ATGTCTAGATGCTTCTATAGCAATAAAGCCTGTATTTGAGAGATTTAAAACTGTAGTAATAACATCGGGAACATTATCACCACTTGATATGTACCCTAAAATGTTATCATTTCAACCAGTTGTACAAGAAAGTTATTCAATGACACTTACTAGAAATTGTTTCTTACCCTTa GTTATTACAAGAGGAAGTGACCAAGTTGCAATAAGTTCAAAATTTGAAGTTAGAAATGATCCAGCCGTAGTAAGAAATTTTGGTCAAATTTTAGttgaattttctaaaatcGTGCCAGATGGAATTGTGGCATTTTTTCcaagttatttatatatggaATCTATTGTCTCTATGTGGAATGATATG gGAATATTGAATGAAACATGGaaacataaattaatatttgtagaaACACCGGATGCAGCAGAAACAAGTCTTGCACTGGAAAATTATAGAACC GCATGTGATAATGGACGTGGAGCAATATTATTATCTGTTGCTCGTGGTAAAGTATCAGAAGGTATAGATTTTGATCATAACTATGGACGTGCTGTAATAATGTTTGGTGTTCCTTATCAGTATACCGAAAATAGAATATTAAAG GCAAGATTGGAGTTTTTAAGAGAGAATTATCGAATAcgagaaaatgattttttgactTTTGATGCCATGCGCCATGCAGCTCAATGCGTTGGTAGAGTATTAAGAGGGAAAACAGATTATGGGCTTATGATATTTGCTGATAAG CGATTTGGAAGAacagataaaagaaataagttACCAAAATGgataaatcaatatataacTGATTCTGCAACTAATTTATCAACAGATATGTCATTGGATAGAGCTAAAAAATTCTTAAGATCAATGGCACAACCGTTTGATGATCAAAGAGGTGTTAGTTTATGGACATTAGAAGATATTATTGCTAAACAACGTAATCCTAGTagtcatttaaataataattttggtgGACGAATGATACAAGGTTAA